Proteins encoded in a region of the Esox lucius isolate fEsoLuc1 chromosome 9, fEsoLuc1.pri, whole genome shotgun sequence genome:
- the rps15a gene encoding 40S ribosomal protein S15a (The RefSeq protein has 1 substitution compared to this genomic sequence), whose protein sequence is MVRMNVLADALKSIDNAEKRGKRQVLIRPCSKVIVRFLTVMMKHGYIGEFEIIDDHRAGKIVVNLTGRLNKCGVISPRFDLQLKDLEKWQNNLLPSRQFGYIVLTTSAGIMDHEEARRKHTGGKILGFFF, encoded by the exons ATGGTGCGCATGAACGTTCTTGCAGATGCGCTCAAAAGCATCAACAATGCTGAGAAACGTGGGAAACGACAGGTTCTGATCCGGCCGTGTTCAAAGGTCATTGTGCGTTTCCTGACCGTCATGATGAAGCACG GTTACATTGGTGAGTTTGAGATCATCGACGACCACAGAGCTGGGAAAATTGTCGTCAATCTCACTGGAAGGCTGAACAAG TGTGGTGTGATCAGCCCGCGTTTTGACCTCCAGTTGAAGGACCTGGAGAAGTGGCAGAACAACCTCCTGCCCTCAAGACAGTTCGG aTACATTGTGCTGACCACCTCAGCTGGCATCATGGACCACGAAGAAGCCAGACGAAAACACACAGGAGGAAAAATTCTCGGAttctttttctaa